From Pseudomonas sp. FP2335, the proteins below share one genomic window:
- a CDS encoding cation-translocating P-type ATPase, protein MNGTTTFDLPISGMTCASCAGRVERALGKVPGVQSVSVNLANERAHVEVAGQMDPGVLIAAVDKAGYTATLPQSETATEVDQAQRLQRERLSLLLAIALALPLVLPMLVEPFGLHWMLPAWVQFALATPVQFIFGARFYIAAWKAVRAGAGNMDLLVAIGTSAGYGLSIYEWLGAHPGMAPHLYFEASAVVIALVLLGKYLESRAKRQTASAIRALEALRPERAIRVNGGREEDVAINALALNDLVLVKPGERFPVDGEVVEGQSHADEALISGESLPVPKQPGDSVTGGAINGEGRLLVRTTALGAESVLARIIRLVEDAQAAKAPIQKLVDKVSQVFVPAVLVLALVTLVGWWLYGASLETAIINAVAVLVIACPCALGLATPTAIMAGTGVAARHGILIKDAEALERAHAVSAVVFDKTGTLTSGTPKIAHLSAVDGNEALLLQQAGALQRGSEHPLAKAVLDACNEQGLVVADVSASQSLTGRGIAGTLDGRQLALGNRRLLEESGLNAGDLAESAKVWEAEGRTLSWLIEQGAQPRVLGLFAFGDTLKPGALEAVNQLKAQHISSHLLTGDNRGSARVVAEALGIDDVHAEVLPADKAATVTELKKTGVVAMVGDGINDAPALAAADIGIAMGGGTDVAMHAAGITLMRGDPRLVPAALEISRKTYAKIRQNLFWAFVYNLIGIPLAAFGLLNPVLAGAAMALSSVSVVSNALLLKTWKPKDLEDHRP, encoded by the coding sequence ATGAATGGAACCACCACCTTTGACCTGCCGATCAGCGGCATGACCTGCGCCAGCTGTGCCGGCCGCGTCGAGCGCGCGCTGGGCAAGGTGCCGGGGGTGCAAAGCGTCAGCGTCAACCTGGCCAACGAGCGTGCCCACGTCGAAGTGGCGGGCCAGATGGACCCCGGTGTGTTGATTGCCGCCGTCGACAAGGCCGGCTACACCGCCACCCTGCCGCAGAGTGAAACCGCTACCGAAGTCGATCAGGCCCAGCGCCTGCAGCGCGAACGCCTGTCGCTGCTGCTGGCGATTGCCCTGGCGCTGCCGCTGGTGCTGCCGATGCTGGTGGAACCCTTCGGCCTGCACTGGATGCTGCCCGCCTGGGTGCAGTTCGCCCTGGCCACCCCGGTGCAATTCATCTTTGGCGCACGCTTCTATATCGCCGCGTGGAAAGCCGTGCGCGCCGGTGCTGGCAATATGGATTTGCTCGTGGCCATCGGCACCAGCGCCGGTTACGGCCTGAGCATCTATGAATGGCTCGGCGCCCACCCCGGCATGGCGCCGCACCTGTATTTCGAAGCCTCGGCGGTGGTGATCGCCCTGGTGCTGCTGGGCAAATACCTCGAAAGCCGCGCCAAGCGTCAGACCGCCAGCGCCATCCGCGCCCTCGAAGCCTTGCGCCCGGAGCGGGCGATTCGGGTCAATGGCGGGCGTGAAGAAGACGTCGCCATCAACGCGCTGGCGCTCAATGACCTGGTGCTGGTCAAGCCCGGCGAACGCTTCCCGGTGGACGGTGAAGTGGTGGAAGGCCAGAGCCACGCCGACGAAGCGCTGATCAGCGGCGAAAGCCTGCCGGTGCCGAAGCAGCCAGGGGACAGCGTTACCGGCGGCGCCATCAACGGCGAAGGCCGCCTGCTGGTGCGCACCACCGCCCTGGGCGCCGAAAGCGTGCTGGCGCGGATCATCCGCCTGGTGGAAGACGCCCAGGCCGCCAAGGCGCCGATCCAGAAACTGGTGGATAAAGTCAGCCAAGTGTTCGTGCCCGCCGTGCTGGTGCTGGCGTTGGTCACGTTGGTGGGCTGGTGGCTGTACGGCGCATCACTGGAAACCGCGATCATCAACGCGGTCGCCGTGCTGGTGATTGCCTGCCCGTGCGCCCTGGGCCTGGCTACACCTACCGCAATCATGGCCGGCACCGGCGTGGCTGCGCGCCATGGCATCCTGATCAAAGACGCCGAAGCCCTGGAGCGCGCCCATGCAGTCAGCGCCGTGGTCTTCGACAAGACCGGCACCCTCACCTCCGGCACGCCAAAAATCGCTCATCTGAGCGCCGTGGATGGCAACGAAGCCCTGCTGCTGCAACAGGCCGGGGCGCTGCAACGTGGCAGCGAACACCCGCTGGCCAAGGCCGTGCTGGACGCCTGCAACGAACAAGGCCTGGTGGTGGCCGACGTGAGCGCCAGCCAATCCCTGACCGGGCGCGGCATCGCCGGTACTCTCGATGGTCGGCAGTTGGCCCTGGGCAACCGCCGCCTGCTCGAAGAAAGCGGCTTGAACGCCGGTGACCTGGCCGAGTCCGCCAAGGTCTGGGAGGCCGAAGGCCGCACCCTGTCCTGGCTTATCGAGCAAGGCGCGCAACCGCGTGTGCTGGGGCTGTTCGCCTTTGGCGACACGCTCAAGCCCGGCGCACTGGAAGCAGTCAACCAACTCAAGGCGCAACACATCAGCAGTCACCTGCTCACCGGCGACAACCGCGGCAGTGCGCGCGTGGTGGCCGAGGCGCTGGGCATCGACGACGTGCACGCCGAGGTGCTGCCCGCCGACAAAGCCGCCACCGTCACCGAACTGAAAAAAACCGGCGTGGTGGCCATGGTCGGCGACGGCATCAACGACGCCCCGGCCCTCGCCGCCGCCGATATCGGCATTGCTATGGGGGGCGGCACCGACGTGGCCATGCACGCGGCCGGCATCACCTTGATGCGCGGCGATCCACGCCTGGTGCCGGCCGCGCTGGAGATCAGCCGCAAGACCTACGCAAAAATCCGCCAGAACCTGTTCTGGGCCTTTGTGTATAACTTGATCGGCATTCCACTGGCAGCATTCGGCCTGCTCAACCCGGTGTTGGCCGGTGCGGCGATGGCGCTGTCGAGCGTCAGCGTGGTCAGTAATGCCCTGCTGCTGAAAACCTGGAAACCCAAGGACCTGGAGGATCACCGCCCATGA
- a CDS encoding zinc-binding alcohol dehydrogenase family protein, whose amino-acid sequence MKAIAYYNSLPINDPQSLQDIELPAPVAGPRDLLVEVKAISVNPVDTKVRQNVAPENGAAKVLGWDVAGVVKAVGSDVTLFKAGDKVFYAGSLVRPGGNSELHTVDERIVGHMPKSLGFAEAAALPLTAITAWELLFERLQVSEGKEDRGQSLLIVGAAGGVGSILTQLASQLTALKVIGSASRPQTQAWAKALGADLVIDHSQPLSEELKRAGVGQVTHVASLTQTDQHLDQLVEALQPQGKLALIDDPKALDVSKLKRKSLSLHWEFMYTRSMFETADMIEQHHLLNRVAELIDAGTLQTTVGEHFGVINAANLRRAHALLESGTAKGKIVLEGF is encoded by the coding sequence ATGAAAGCCATCGCGTACTACAACTCGCTGCCGATCAACGATCCCCAATCCCTGCAAGACATCGAACTGCCAGCGCCGGTCGCCGGCCCGCGTGACCTGCTGGTGGAAGTCAAAGCCATCTCGGTCAACCCGGTGGACACCAAAGTGCGCCAGAACGTCGCCCCGGAAAACGGCGCCGCCAAGGTGCTGGGCTGGGACGTCGCCGGGGTGGTCAAGGCGGTCGGCAGCGACGTGACGCTGTTCAAGGCCGGCGACAAGGTGTTCTACGCCGGCTCCCTGGTACGCCCCGGCGGCAACAGCGAACTGCACACCGTGGACGAACGCATCGTTGGCCACATGCCCAAGAGCCTGGGTTTTGCCGAAGCCGCCGCGCTGCCGCTGACGGCGATCACCGCCTGGGAATTGCTCTTCGAGCGCCTGCAAGTATCAGAGGGCAAAGAAGACAGGGGCCAGAGCCTGCTGATCGTCGGTGCCGCCGGTGGCGTGGGGTCGATCCTGACCCAACTGGCCAGCCAACTCACCGCGCTGAAGGTGATCGGCAGCGCCTCGCGCCCGCAAACCCAGGCCTGGGCCAAGGCACTGGGCGCAGACCTGGTGATCGACCACAGCCAACCGCTGAGCGAAGAACTCAAACGCGCCGGTGTCGGCCAGGTCACCCACGTCGCCAGCCTGACGCAAACCGACCAACACCTCGATCAACTGGTCGAAGCCCTGCAACCCCAAGGCAAGCTGGCGTTGATCGACGACCCGAAGGCGCTGGACGTCAGCAAGCTCAAGCGCAAGAGCCTGTCGCTGCATTGGGAGTTCATGTACACGCGTTCGATGTTCGAGACGGCAGACATGATCGAGCAGCACCACCTGCTCAACCGCGTCGCCGAGCTGATCGACGCTGGCACCCTGCAAACCACGGTGGGCGAACACTTCGGCGTGATCAATGCGGCGAACCTGCGCCGCGCCCATGCCCTGCTGGAAAGCGGCACGGCCAAGGGCAAGATCGTGCTGGAAGGATTCTGA
- the cueR gene encoding Cu(I)-responsive transcriptional regulator — MNIGQAARQSGLSAKMIRYYESIGLLKAAHRTDSGYRVYGADDLHTLAFIKRSRDLGFSLEEVGKLLTLWQDRHRASADVKALARQHIDELNQKIMELGQLRDTLQDLVEHCHGDHRPDCPILKELASGSCCT; from the coding sequence ATGAACATCGGCCAAGCCGCACGCCAGAGCGGGCTCAGCGCGAAGATGATTCGCTACTACGAATCCATCGGCTTGCTCAAGGCCGCCCACCGCACCGACAGCGGCTACCGTGTGTACGGTGCCGACGACCTGCACACCCTGGCGTTTATCAAACGCTCGCGGGACTTGGGGTTTTCTTTGGAGGAGGTCGGCAAACTGCTGACCCTGTGGCAAGACCGGCATCGGGCCAGCGCCGACGTAAAAGCCCTGGCGCGCCAACACATTGATGAGTTGAATCAGAAGATCATGGAACTGGGGCAGTTGCGCGATACCTTGCAGGACCTGGTGGAGCACTGCCATGGCGATCATCGGCCGGACTGTCCGATTCTCAAGGAGTTGGCTTCGGGCAGTTGCTGCACCTGA
- a CDS encoding PA4780 family RIO1-like protein kinase codes for MKTPKRIEPLIEDGLVDEVLRPLMSGKEAAVYVVRCGNELRCAKVYKEANKRSFRQASEYQEGRKVRNSRQARAMAKGSKFGKKETEDAWQNAEVAALFRLAGAGVRVPQPFDFLEGVLLMELVADEYGDAAPRLNDVVLEPDQAREYHAFLISQIVLMLCTGLVHGDLSEFNVLLTPTGPVIIDLPQAVDAAGNNHAFSMLERDVGNMASYFGRFAPELKKTKYAKEMWALYEAGTLHPASVLTGEFDEPEELADVGGVIREIEAARLDEERRQAIRAADDAPPSKVPDEPPPPPWMQ; via the coding sequence ATGAAGACTCCTAAACGCATTGAACCCCTGATCGAAGACGGTCTGGTCGACGAAGTGCTGCGCCCACTCATGAGTGGTAAAGAAGCAGCTGTTTATGTGGTGCGCTGCGGCAATGAATTGCGTTGCGCCAAGGTTTACAAGGAGGCGAACAAACGAAGTTTTCGTCAGGCGTCCGAATACCAGGAAGGCCGCAAGGTCCGCAACAGTCGTCAGGCCCGGGCCATGGCCAAGGGCTCCAAATTCGGCAAGAAAGAAACCGAAGATGCCTGGCAGAACGCTGAAGTGGCGGCGTTGTTCCGCCTGGCCGGTGCGGGCGTTCGCGTGCCCCAGCCGTTCGACTTCCTGGAAGGCGTGCTGTTGATGGAACTGGTGGCCGACGAGTACGGCGATGCGGCACCGCGCCTGAATGACGTGGTGCTGGAGCCGGACCAGGCGCGTGAATACCACGCCTTCCTGATCTCGCAGATCGTGCTGATGCTGTGTACCGGCCTGGTGCACGGTGACTTGTCCGAGTTCAACGTACTGCTCACGCCGACCGGCCCGGTGATCATCGACCTGCCCCAGGCGGTGGATGCGGCGGGCAACAACCACGCGTTCAGCATGCTGGAGCGGGATGTGGGCAACATGGCGTCGTACTTCGGGCGTTTTGCCCCGGAGTTGAAAAAGACCAAATACGCCAAGGAAATGTGGGCGCTTTACGAAGCCGGCACGTTGCACCCGGCCAGTGTGTTGACCGGCGAGTTCGATGAGCCGGAAGAACTGGCGGACGTGGGCGGCGTGATCCGCGAGATCGAAGCGGCGCGGCTGGATGAAGAGCGTCGGCAGGCGATCCGCGCGGCGGACGATGCACCACCGAGCAAAGTGCCGGACGAGCCACCGCCGCCGCCTTGGATGCAGTGA
- a CDS encoding helix-turn-helix transcriptional regulator, with protein sequence MEEASCISQVASLLAEPKRTAMLWALMDGSAKSSQDLAAHAGLSPASAIAHLARLTGGGLLRVETRRGQRLFRVAAPDVSAAIDALASTTMASAARSRPGAPPPPLVVPSPLRHARMCHGHLGGELAAGLYQRMLAAGWIARHEQRLGVTLKGARHLADLGIFTQALALPVVCDCFDWSQQQPHLGGALGAGLLQLFLQSNWVSLIKDSHALQVNDSGLVEINRLAAPENL encoded by the coding sequence ATGGAAGAAGCATCTTGCATCAGTCAAGTTGCCAGCTTGCTCGCCGAGCCCAAGCGCACGGCGATGCTCTGGGCCTTGATGGACGGCTCGGCCAAGTCGTCGCAGGATCTGGCGGCGCATGCAGGGCTGTCACCGGCCTCGGCCATTGCGCATTTGGCGCGATTGACAGGTGGCGGCTTGCTGCGGGTCGAGACCCGTCGTGGCCAGCGCTTGTTTCGTGTGGCGGCACCGGATGTCAGTGCGGCCATCGATGCCTTGGCCAGTACCACCATGGCCAGCGCCGCACGCAGTCGCCCGGGTGCGCCACCGCCGCCGTTGGTGGTGCCATCGCCGCTGCGTCACGCCAGGATGTGCCACGGCCACCTCGGCGGCGAACTGGCGGCAGGGTTGTATCAACGGATGTTGGCGGCCGGTTGGATTGCGCGGCATGAGCAGCGTCTGGGCGTGACCCTCAAGGGCGCTCGGCATTTGGCAGACCTGGGGATTTTTACCCAGGCGCTGGCATTGCCCGTGGTGTGTGATTGTTTCGACTGGAGCCAGCAGCAACCGCATCTGGGCGGTGCGTTGGGCGCGGGCTTGCTGCAACTGTTTCTGCAATCGAACTGGGTCAGCCTGATCAAAGACTCACACGCCTTGCAGGTCAACGACAGCGGGCTGGTGGAAATCAATCGTTTGGCTGCGCCCGAGAATCTCTAA
- a CDS encoding heavy-metal-associated domain-containing protein, protein MQVFSVEGMTCGHCVKSVTQAVHNQDPSAEVKVDLAAKQVSVQSQLSAQQIADAIREEGYSVV, encoded by the coding sequence ATGCAAGTATTCAGCGTTGAAGGAATGACCTGCGGCCATTGCGTCAAATCGGTGACCCAGGCAGTGCACAACCAGGACCCGAGCGCCGAAGTGAAGGTGGACCTCGCCGCGAAGCAAGTCAGCGTGCAAAGCCAACTGAGCGCGCAGCAGATCGCCGATGCGATTCGGGAAGAAGGCTACAGCGTCGTCTGA
- a CDS encoding acetyl-CoA C-acetyltransferase: protein MTQLRRVAIIGGNRIPFARSNGPYATASNQAMLTAALEGLIERYNLHGLRIGEVAAGAVLKHSRDFNLTRECVLGSRLSPQTPAYDIQQACGTGLEAALLVANKIALGQIECAIAGGVDTTSDAPIGVNEGLRKILLQANRSKSLADKLKVLLQLRPHHLKPELPRNGEPRTGLSMGQHCELMAQTWQIPRAEQDQLALESHRNMAAAYAEGWHNDLLTPFLGLTRDNNLRSDLTLEKLAALKPAFERGEKATLTAGNSTPLTDGASLVLLGSEAWAKERGLPILAYLRDGEAAAVDFVNGAEGLLMAPVYAVPRLLARNGLTLQDFDYYEIHEAFAAQVLCTLKAWEDAHYCKTRLGLDAPLGAIDRSRLNVKGSSLAAGHPFAATGGRIVANLAKLLDAAGKGRGLISICAAGGQGVTAIIER, encoded by the coding sequence ATGACTCAATTGCGCCGTGTAGCGATCATTGGCGGTAACCGCATCCCTTTTGCCCGCTCCAATGGTCCCTACGCCACGGCGAGCAATCAGGCGATGCTGACCGCTGCGCTGGAAGGCCTGATCGAGCGTTACAACCTGCACGGTTTGCGTATCGGCGAGGTGGCCGCCGGCGCGGTGCTCAAGCATTCGCGGGACTTCAACCTGACCCGCGAATGCGTGCTCGGCTCGCGCCTGTCGCCGCAAACCCCGGCCTATGACATTCAACAAGCATGCGGCACCGGGCTTGAGGCGGCGTTGCTGGTGGCCAACAAAATCGCCCTGGGCCAGATCGAGTGCGCGATTGCGGGTGGGGTCGACACCACGTCCGACGCGCCCATCGGCGTCAACGAAGGGCTGCGCAAGATTCTGCTGCAAGCCAACCGCAGCAAATCCCTGGCGGACAAGCTTAAAGTGCTGTTGCAACTGCGCCCCCATCACCTCAAGCCGGAACTGCCGCGCAACGGTGAGCCACGTACAGGGTTGTCCATGGGCCAGCATTGCGAACTGATGGCGCAGACCTGGCAGATCCCCCGCGCCGAGCAAGACCAGCTGGCGCTGGAGAGTCACCGGAACATGGCGGCCGCCTACGCCGAAGGCTGGCACAACGATTTGCTCACGCCGTTCCTCGGCCTGACCCGCGATAACAACCTGCGCTCGGATCTGACCCTAGAGAAACTTGCCGCGCTCAAGCCGGCGTTCGAACGTGGCGAAAAAGCTACGCTCACGGCGGGCAACTCCACGCCTCTGACAGATGGTGCCTCATTGGTATTGTTGGGCAGCGAGGCCTGGGCTAAAGAGCGTGGGCTGCCGATCCTCGCGTATTTGCGCGATGGTGAAGCGGCGGCGGTGGATTTCGTCAACGGTGCCGAAGGCCTGTTGATGGCGCCGGTGTATGCGGTGCCGCGTTTGCTGGCGAGGAATGGCCTGACGCTGCAGGACTTCGATTACTACGAGATCCACGAAGCCTTCGCTGCCCAGGTGTTGTGCACGCTCAAGGCGTGGGAGGATGCGCACTACTGCAAGACGCGCCTCGGGCTTGATGCCCCCCTCGGCGCGATCGACCGCAGCCGGCTCAACGTCAAGGGCAGTTCATTGGCGGCCGGGCACCCGTTTGCTGCCACGGGTGGGCGTATCGTCGCCAACCTGGCCAAACTGTTGGACGCGGCGGGCAAGGGGCGTGGGCTGATTTCAATCTGTGCGGCGGGCGGGCAGGGGGTTACAGCGATCATTGAGCGCTGA
- a CDS encoding LysR family transcriptional regulator gives MLRFDDLQLFVRSADLGSLSAAARVMDLSPAVASAALKRIEQQLGARLLARSTRSLRLTAEGEGFLEYARAALSSLDEGRRLLASGQDQVSGVLQLSAPSDLGRNLLLPWLDDFQREHPQLTVRLLLGDRIADLFRQPVDIALRYGEPEDSSLIALPVAPDNVRVLCAAPGYLARHGEPRHLEQLAQHNCLLYMLGSRVHDRWSFHDGKREISLTVSGDRFSDDADVVRRWAVAGVGIAYKSWLDVSADVLAGRLRVILPELRGERTPLNLLCAHRAQLSKPVNLLREMLVSRCATLTAQWPERFTAGQ, from the coding sequence ATGCTGCGTTTTGACGATTTGCAGTTGTTTGTACGTTCGGCGGATTTGGGCAGCCTGTCGGCGGCAGCGCGGGTGATGGACCTGTCGCCCGCCGTGGCCAGTGCGGCGCTAAAGCGCATCGAACAGCAACTGGGCGCGCGCTTGCTGGCGCGCTCCACCCGCAGCCTGCGCCTGACGGCTGAAGGTGAGGGGTTCCTGGAATACGCCCGCGCTGCGCTGAGTTCGCTGGACGAGGGGCGGCGCCTATTGGCCAGTGGCCAGGATCAGGTCAGCGGTGTGCTGCAGTTGTCCGCACCCTCGGACCTGGGGCGCAACCTGTTGCTGCCGTGGTTGGATGACTTCCAGCGTGAGCATCCGCAACTGACCGTGCGTCTGTTGTTGGGCGACCGGATTGCCGATCTGTTTCGCCAGCCGGTGGACATCGCCCTGCGCTACGGCGAGCCCGAGGACTCCAGCCTGATCGCATTGCCGGTGGCCCCGGACAATGTGCGCGTGTTGTGCGCGGCGCCCGGCTACCTCGCACGGCACGGCGAACCCCGGCACCTGGAGCAATTGGCCCAGCACAATTGCCTGCTGTATATGCTCGGCAGCCGCGTGCATGATCGCTGGAGCTTTCACGACGGCAAACGCGAGATCAGCCTGACGGTGAGTGGCGACCGCTTCAGTGACGATGCCGATGTGGTGCGCCGCTGGGCAGTGGCGGGGGTGGGGATTGCCTACAAGTCCTGGCTGGATGTCAGCGCTGACGTGCTCGCCGGGCGCTTGCGCGTGATCCTGCCGGAGCTGCGTGGTGAGCGTACGCCGCTGAATCTGCTGTGTGCCCACCGTGCGCAATTGAGCAAACCGGTCAACCTGCTGCGCGAAATGCTTGTGTCGCGTTGTGCGACTTTGACCGCGCAGTGGCCGGAGCGATTTACCGCTGGGCAGTAG
- a CDS encoding multidrug effflux MFS transporter, whose protein sequence is MNLRIILILGALSAFAPLAIDFYLPGFPAMAIAFGTDEKHIQTTLAVYFTGLAIGQLIYGPLADRFGRRVPLLSGVTLFTLASFACAYAPSLEWLIAARFVQALGGCAGMVISRAVVSDKCDAVGSAKVFSQLMLVTGLAPILAPLAGGVMVGLWGWQSIFLALTAFSVLAAIAVAVGLPETFPAHQPRQPLSGSLRRYLSLLSDRVYLGYALTGGIAIGGMFAYIAGSPFVFIKLYGVPAEHYGWVFGSNAAGFILIAQVNARLLAKRGPAFLLSRSVWVYLAAALSLLAISALHTDALWPLLVPLFICIASLGCILPNTSACAMSGQGARAGSASALLGCIQFGVAAGAASLVGLLHDGTALPMAMVISLCGVLAVTVAVSTQRLQRARAAQAQV, encoded by the coding sequence ATGAACCTGCGCATAATTCTGATTCTGGGCGCCTTGAGCGCCTTCGCACCATTGGCGATCGACTTTTACCTGCCGGGCTTCCCCGCCATGGCTATCGCGTTCGGCACTGACGAAAAACATATCCAGACCACCCTGGCGGTGTATTTCACCGGCCTGGCCATCGGCCAATTGATCTACGGCCCGCTGGCCGATCGCTTTGGCCGGCGCGTGCCGCTGCTCAGCGGTGTGACCCTGTTTACCCTCGCGTCCTTTGCCTGTGCCTATGCGCCGTCGTTGGAATGGCTGATCGCCGCACGTTTCGTCCAGGCCCTGGGCGGTTGTGCGGGCATGGTGATTTCCCGCGCCGTGGTCAGCGACAAATGTGATGCGGTGGGGTCGGCCAAGGTGTTTTCCCAACTGATGCTGGTCACGGGGTTGGCGCCGATCCTCGCACCGTTGGCGGGTGGGGTGATGGTCGGGTTGTGGGGCTGGCAGTCGATCTTCCTCGCGCTGACCGCGTTCAGTGTATTGGCGGCGATTGCGGTGGCCGTCGGCCTGCCGGAAACCTTCCCGGCCCATCAGCCGCGCCAGCCATTGTCCGGCTCGCTGCGGCGCTACCTGTCGTTGCTGTCGGACCGGGTCTACCTCGGCTACGCCCTCACTGGCGGTATTGCGATTGGCGGGATGTTTGCCTACATCGCCGGTTCACCTTTCGTATTCATCAAACTGTATGGCGTGCCTGCCGAGCATTACGGCTGGGTATTCGGTTCCAACGCGGCCGGTTTCATCCTGATCGCCCAAGTGAACGCGCGCTTGCTGGCCAAGCGCGGCCCGGCGTTCTTGCTGTCGCGCAGCGTGTGGGTGTACCTGGCGGCGGCGTTGTCATTGCTGGCGATCAGCGCTTTGCACACCGATGCCCTGTGGCCGCTGCTGGTGCCGCTGTTTATCTGCATCGCCAGCCTGGGCTGCATTTTGCCCAACACCTCGGCCTGCGCCATGAGCGGGCAAGGAGCGCGGGCGGGCAGTGCGTCGGCGCTGCTCGGTTGCATTCAGTTTGGTGTGGCAGCGGGGGCGGCGTCGTTGGTCGGCCTGTTGCACGATGGCACGGCGCTGCCGATGGCCATGGTCATCAGCCTGTGCGGTGTGTTGGCGGTGACGGTGGCCGTGTCGACCCAGCGCTTGCAGCGGGCTCGGGCCGCGCAAGCGCAGGTCTGA